From a single Tachypleus tridentatus isolate NWPU-2018 chromosome 6, ASM421037v1, whole genome shotgun sequence genomic region:
- the LOC143253850 gene encoding uncharacterized protein LOC143253850 isoform X2: MCEELLKNPCTINEKNNDCSLICEEASEEMVENVLQCVREHTSCKLTELTLKGPISLEKFEEVVPHITKLYLVNGDAGKIKRGIKLLNLSNLNYLHIRNSSLHVITGDLFQNMKKLKNLDLLDDKIVSIKDDAFRMLRNSLITLSLEGNALKGIPEAVNNLNKVQIISLKNNEILELHSNVTLPNLKQLILTNNKMSEIHSLGNFEKLENLYLDLNKIVYVEKSVLSNTSQLKTIYLNNNKIETLSSTFCTETLENLYCQNNAITNITSTFSKSCSNLKILDVSENFLPELETSTLPCETLNTLKLGHNSISSIKRRLFSDCSKLITLELQNNEITSIPRESFPEKLWNNINLTITNNPFKCTCSLDWIKQYLIQIYQLNDTGHCTNYNNMQFSEIEFCLRNTTLDNITKSTEEIWLPTPTGNLVTSGGTTQKPISLDLSVESVSDRELLVKWNPKYFSEMRRRSISTIQINCCDTCQGNKIAKLVSSESGNTKISNLKEFTNYDVCLSTSENVIKCETKTTNLKPENETFIAKKHKHYFIIISIVVIVLSLGLGYLLRKMIEQSVSRVEINGLKLPHSTTNLGLADSFRDSVSTNSYLSVPENLPPGCQPSSFSNASFASSSCCTQPRAEYPPVCDTDQHSSHENDHTEDWKTTSQSNTTLSTSNTNTSTRNDSAIGFQNLGFTDYTKL; this comes from the exons ATGTGTGAAGAACTTCTGAAAAACCCGTgcacaatcaatgaaaaaaataatgattgcTCCTTAATATGTGAAGAAGCTTCAGAAGAAATGGTCGAGAATGTTCTACAGTGTGTTCGCGAGCATACCTCCTGTAAACTCACAGAACTCACACTGAAAGGTCCTATATCACTTGAGAAGTTTGAAGAAGTCGTGCCTCACATAACAAAGTTGTATCTGGTTAATGGAGATGCAGGGAAGATCAAAAGAGGTATCAAACTGTTAAACTTGTCAAATCTCAACTATTTACATATAAGGAACAGTAGCCTACACGTGATAACTGgtgatttatttcaaaacatgaaaaaattgaaaaacctGGACCTTCTAGATGACAAAATTGTCTCTATAAAAGACGACGCTTTTCGGATGCTGAGGAATTCGTTGATAACTCTGAGTTTAGAAGGAAACGCGTTAAAAGGAATTCCGGAAGCTGTGAATAACCTCAACAAAGTACAAATCATTTCGCTAAAAAATAACGAGATACTCGAACTTCATTCCAACGTGACTTTGCCAAACTTGAAACAGTTGATACTGACTAATAACAAGATGTCGGAAATACACTCTTTGGGTAATTTTGAAAAACTTGAAAATTTGTACCTTGACCTTAACAAAATCGTCTACGTCGAAAAAAGTGTGTTATCGAATACTAGTCAACTAAAgactatatatttaaataacaataaaatagaaacacTTTCTTCTACCTTCTGTACCGAAACGTTAGAAAACCTTTACTGTCAGAATAACGCTATAACTAACATCACGTCAACATTTTCTAAAAGTTGCTCAAACCTAAAAATCCTGGATGTCTCTGAAAACTTTTTACCAGAActggaaacatcaacacttccaTGCGAAACCTTAAATACACTAAAGCTGGGACACAATTCCATAAGCAGTATTAAAAGAAGACTTTTCTCTGACTGTTCCAAGCTCATCACTTTGGAGTTGCAGAACAATGAAATCACTTCTATTCCTAGAGAAAGCTTTCCAGAGAAACTATGGAATAATATAAACTTGACAATTACAA ACAACCCGTTTAAATGCACGTGTTCCCTCGACTGGATCAAACAGTACTTGATTCAAATCTACCAACTTAATGACACCGGCCATTGCACCAACTACAACAACATGCAGTTTTCTGAAATTGAATTCTGTCTGAGAAACACAACTCTAGACAATATTACAAAAAGTACGGAAGAGATTTGGTTACCCACCCCGACTGGTAACCTGGTTACTTCTGGAGGAACCACCCAGAAACCAATAAGTCTTGACCTCTCGGTAGAAAGTGTTTCAGATCGAGAGTTACTCGTCAAATGGAACccaaaatattttagtgaaatgaGACGACGAAGTATTTCAACAATCCAGATTAATTGTTGTGACACGTGTCAAGGCAACAAAATAGCAAAACTAGTTAGTAGCGAATCGGGAAACACCAAGATCTCAAACTTGAAAGAGTTCACAAATTATGATGTTTGTCTATCGACAAGTGAAAATGTAATTAAGTGTGAGACGAAGACCACGAATCTGAAGCCCGAAAATGAAACATTCATcgcaaaaaaacacaaacactattTCATAATCATTTCCATTGTAGTCATTGTCTTGTCTTTGGGTTTGGGATACTTATTGCGAAAAATGATTGAACAATCTGTAAGCAGAGTAGAAATCAATGGTTTGAAACTGCCTCACAGCACCACCAATTTGGGCTTAGCAGATAGTTTCAGAGACTCTGTTAGCACCAACTCATACCTAAGTGTGCCAGAAAATTTACCACCAGGCTGCCAACCATCTTCATTCAGCAATGCTTCATTTGCTTCCAGCAGCTGTTGTACACAGCCTAGGGCTGAGTACCCACCAGTATGTGACACAGACCAGCATAGCTCACACGAAAATGACCACACTGAAGACTGGAAGACTACATCCCAAAGCAATACCACTCTATCTACTAGTAACACAAATACCTCCACAAGAAACGATTCAGCCATTGGATTTCAAAACCTTGGATTTACTGATTATACGAAACTTTGA
- the LOC143253850 gene encoding uncharacterized protein LOC143253850 isoform X1, whose protein sequence is MKLIMFRGITAVVVFFTSLMAWRNRNNKICCVLWFCLRLNFTFSLPSKSDMCEELLKNPCTINEKNNDCSLICEEASEEMVENVLQCVREHTSCKLTELTLKGPISLEKFEEVVPHITKLYLVNGDAGKIKRGIKLLNLSNLNYLHIRNSSLHVITGDLFQNMKKLKNLDLLDDKIVSIKDDAFRMLRNSLITLSLEGNALKGIPEAVNNLNKVQIISLKNNEILELHSNVTLPNLKQLILTNNKMSEIHSLGNFEKLENLYLDLNKIVYVEKSVLSNTSQLKTIYLNNNKIETLSSTFCTETLENLYCQNNAITNITSTFSKSCSNLKILDVSENFLPELETSTLPCETLNTLKLGHNSISSIKRRLFSDCSKLITLELQNNEITSIPRESFPEKLWNNINLTITNNPFKCTCSLDWIKQYLIQIYQLNDTGHCTNYNNMQFSEIEFCLRNTTLDNITKSTEEIWLPTPTGNLVTSGGTTQKPISLDLSVESVSDRELLVKWNPKYFSEMRRRSISTIQINCCDTCQGNKIAKLVSSESGNTKISNLKEFTNYDVCLSTSENVIKCETKTTNLKPENETFIAKKHKHYFIIISIVVIVLSLGLGYLLRKMIEQSVSRVEINGLKLPHSTTNLGLADSFRDSVSTNSYLSVPENLPPGCQPSSFSNASFASSSCCTQPRAEYPPVCDTDQHSSHENDHTEDWKTTSQSNTTLSTSNTNTSTRNDSAIGFQNLGFTDYTKL, encoded by the exons atgaaactcaTTATGTTCCGAGGAATAACAGctgttgttgtgtttttcacTTCACTCATGGCGTGgagaaacagaaataacaaaatttgcTGTGTACTATG GTTCTGTCTACGTTTAAACTTCACGTTCTCGCTTCCTAGTAAGAGTGACATGTGTGAAGAACTTCTGAAAAACCCGTgcacaatcaatgaaaaaaataatgattgcTCCTTAATATGTGAAGAAGCTTCAGAAGAAATGGTCGAGAATGTTCTACAGTGTGTTCGCGAGCATACCTCCTGTAAACTCACAGAACTCACACTGAAAGGTCCTATATCACTTGAGAAGTTTGAAGAAGTCGTGCCTCACATAACAAAGTTGTATCTGGTTAATGGAGATGCAGGGAAGATCAAAAGAGGTATCAAACTGTTAAACTTGTCAAATCTCAACTATTTACATATAAGGAACAGTAGCCTACACGTGATAACTGgtgatttatttcaaaacatgaaaaaattgaaaaacctGGACCTTCTAGATGACAAAATTGTCTCTATAAAAGACGACGCTTTTCGGATGCTGAGGAATTCGTTGATAACTCTGAGTTTAGAAGGAAACGCGTTAAAAGGAATTCCGGAAGCTGTGAATAACCTCAACAAAGTACAAATCATTTCGCTAAAAAATAACGAGATACTCGAACTTCATTCCAACGTGACTTTGCCAAACTTGAAACAGTTGATACTGACTAATAACAAGATGTCGGAAATACACTCTTTGGGTAATTTTGAAAAACTTGAAAATTTGTACCTTGACCTTAACAAAATCGTCTACGTCGAAAAAAGTGTGTTATCGAATACTAGTCAACTAAAgactatatatttaaataacaataaaatagaaacacTTTCTTCTACCTTCTGTACCGAAACGTTAGAAAACCTTTACTGTCAGAATAACGCTATAACTAACATCACGTCAACATTTTCTAAAAGTTGCTCAAACCTAAAAATCCTGGATGTCTCTGAAAACTTTTTACCAGAActggaaacatcaacacttccaTGCGAAACCTTAAATACACTAAAGCTGGGACACAATTCCATAAGCAGTATTAAAAGAAGACTTTTCTCTGACTGTTCCAAGCTCATCACTTTGGAGTTGCAGAACAATGAAATCACTTCTATTCCTAGAGAAAGCTTTCCAGAGAAACTATGGAATAATATAAACTTGACAATTACAA ACAACCCGTTTAAATGCACGTGTTCCCTCGACTGGATCAAACAGTACTTGATTCAAATCTACCAACTTAATGACACCGGCCATTGCACCAACTACAACAACATGCAGTTTTCTGAAATTGAATTCTGTCTGAGAAACACAACTCTAGACAATATTACAAAAAGTACGGAAGAGATTTGGTTACCCACCCCGACTGGTAACCTGGTTACTTCTGGAGGAACCACCCAGAAACCAATAAGTCTTGACCTCTCGGTAGAAAGTGTTTCAGATCGAGAGTTACTCGTCAAATGGAACccaaaatattttagtgaaatgaGACGACGAAGTATTTCAACAATCCAGATTAATTGTTGTGACACGTGTCAAGGCAACAAAATAGCAAAACTAGTTAGTAGCGAATCGGGAAACACCAAGATCTCAAACTTGAAAGAGTTCACAAATTATGATGTTTGTCTATCGACAAGTGAAAATGTAATTAAGTGTGAGACGAAGACCACGAATCTGAAGCCCGAAAATGAAACATTCATcgcaaaaaaacacaaacactattTCATAATCATTTCCATTGTAGTCATTGTCTTGTCTTTGGGTTTGGGATACTTATTGCGAAAAATGATTGAACAATCTGTAAGCAGAGTAGAAATCAATGGTTTGAAACTGCCTCACAGCACCACCAATTTGGGCTTAGCAGATAGTTTCAGAGACTCTGTTAGCACCAACTCATACCTAAGTGTGCCAGAAAATTTACCACCAGGCTGCCAACCATCTTCATTCAGCAATGCTTCATTTGCTTCCAGCAGCTGTTGTACACAGCCTAGGGCTGAGTACCCACCAGTATGTGACACAGACCAGCATAGCTCACACGAAAATGACCACACTGAAGACTGGAAGACTACATCCCAAAGCAATACCACTCTATCTACTAGTAACACAAATACCTCCACAAGAAACGATTCAGCCATTGGATTTCAAAACCTTGGATTTACTGATTATACGAAACTTTGA